The following coding sequences are from one Pseudomonas mendocina window:
- a CDS encoding 3-hydroxyacyl-CoA dehydrogenase produces the protein MRIDESVFLISGGASGLGLATARELVGQGGKVLLLDINAQAGQQALAELGDAARFVRADITREEDGHAAVAQALTAFGALHGLVNCAGIAPAEKVLGRNGAHGLDSFRRTVEVNLIGTFNLLRLAAEAMAQNTPNAGGERGVIINTASVAAFDGQMGQAAYAASKGGVAALTLPAARDLARSGIRVMCIAPGVFETPMMAGMPQEVRDSLAANVPFPPRLGRPDEYAALVRHIVENAMLNGEVIRLDGALRMAAK, from the coding sequence ATGCGTATCGACGAATCGGTATTCCTGATCAGTGGCGGCGCCTCCGGCCTGGGCCTGGCCACTGCCCGTGAGCTGGTCGGGCAGGGCGGCAAGGTGCTGCTGCTGGACATCAACGCGCAAGCGGGCCAGCAGGCCCTCGCCGAGCTGGGCGACGCTGCGCGCTTCGTGCGCGCCGATATCACTCGCGAAGAGGATGGTCACGCCGCCGTGGCCCAGGCGTTGACGGCTTTCGGCGCCCTGCATGGGTTGGTCAATTGCGCCGGTATCGCGCCGGCCGAGAAGGTGTTGGGGCGTAATGGCGCTCATGGCCTGGACAGCTTTCGGCGTACCGTCGAGGTCAACCTGATCGGCACGTTCAATCTGTTGCGCCTGGCCGCCGAGGCCATGGCGCAGAACACGCCGAACGCTGGTGGTGAGCGCGGCGTCATTATCAATACCGCCTCGGTGGCGGCGTTCGACGGACAGATGGGGCAGGCTGCCTATGCGGCTTCCAAGGGTGGCGTTGCCGCGCTGACGTTGCCGGCAGCGCGCGATCTGGCGCGCTCGGGTATCCGCGTGATGTGTATCGCCCCCGGTGTGTTCGAGACGCCAATGATGGCTGGCATGCCGCAGGAGGTACGTGATTCGTTGGCGGCCAACGTGCCGTTCCCACCGCGCCTGGGTCGCCCCGACGAATACGCCGCGCTGGTGCGGCATATCGTCGAGAACGCGATGCTCAATGGCGAAGTGATCCGCCTCGATGGCGCGCTGCGCATGGCGGCGAAATAG
- a CDS encoding carboxyl transferase domain-containing protein: MAILHTQINTRSPEFAANQASMLTQVDELRALLARVHEGGGAKAQERHTSRGKLLPRERINRLLDAGSPFLEIGQLAAHEVYGEDVPAAGVIAGIGRVEGVECMIVANDATVKGGSYYPLTVKKHLRAQAIARENRLPCIYLVDSGGANLPRQDEVFPDREHFGRIFFNQANMSALGIPQIAVVMGSCTAGGAYVPAMSDETIMVREQATIFLAGPPLVKAATGEVVTAEELGGADVHCKTSGVADHYAENDEHALALARRCIANLNWRKLGQLDSRAPIAPRYPAEELYGVIPADAKQPFDVREVIARIVDDSQLDEFKALFGTTLVCGFARINGYPVAILANNGILFAEAAQKGAHFVELACQRGIPLLFLQNITGFMVGKKYEEGGIAKHGAKLVTAVACAQVPKFTVIIGGSFGAGNYGMCGRAYDPRFLWMWPNARIGVMGAQQAAGVLVQVKREQAARAGQPYSDEDEQRLKQPIVEQYEQQAHAFYSSARLWDDGVIDPAQTRQVLALALSASLNAPIEPTRFGVFRM, from the coding sequence ATGGCCATCCTGCATACCCAGATCAACACCCGCTCACCGGAGTTCGCCGCCAATCAAGCGTCCATGCTCACCCAGGTGGACGAACTGCGCGCCCTGCTCGCCCGCGTCCACGAAGGCGGCGGCGCCAAGGCACAGGAGCGCCATACATCACGTGGCAAGTTACTGCCGCGCGAACGCATCAACCGCCTGCTCGATGCCGGCTCGCCCTTTCTCGAGATCGGCCAACTCGCCGCCCATGAGGTCTACGGCGAAGACGTGCCCGCCGCCGGGGTGATCGCCGGTATCGGCCGCGTCGAAGGCGTCGAATGCATGATCGTGGCCAACGATGCCACGGTTAAGGGCGGCTCCTACTACCCGCTGACGGTGAAGAAGCACCTGCGCGCCCAGGCCATCGCCCGCGAGAACCGCCTGCCGTGCATCTACCTGGTGGATTCCGGCGGCGCCAACCTGCCGCGTCAGGACGAGGTGTTCCCGGATCGCGAACACTTCGGCCGGATCTTCTTCAACCAGGCCAATATGAGCGCGCTGGGCATCCCGCAGATCGCCGTAGTGATGGGCTCGTGCACCGCAGGCGGCGCCTACGTTCCGGCCATGTCTGATGAAACCATCATGGTGCGCGAGCAGGCCACCATCTTCCTCGCCGGCCCGCCGCTGGTGAAGGCCGCCACCGGCGAAGTGGTGACCGCCGAAGAACTGGGCGGCGCCGACGTGCACTGCAAGACCAGCGGCGTGGCCGACCACTACGCCGAGAACGACGAACACGCCCTGGCCCTGGCCCGGCGCTGCATCGCCAACCTCAATTGGCGCAAGCTCGGCCAGCTCGACAGCCGCGCGCCCATTGCCCCGCGCTACCCGGCCGAAGAGCTGTACGGGGTGATCCCGGCCGACGCCAAGCAACCTTTCGATGTGCGCGAGGTGATCGCACGGATCGTCGACGACTCGCAACTGGATGAATTCAAGGCACTGTTCGGCACTACCCTGGTTTGCGGTTTCGCCCGCATCAACGGCTATCCGGTGGCAATCCTGGCCAACAACGGCATCTTGTTTGCCGAGGCGGCGCAGAAAGGCGCGCATTTCGTCGAACTGGCCTGCCAGCGCGGCATTCCGCTGCTGTTCCTGCAGAACATCACAGGCTTCATGGTCGGCAAGAAGTACGAGGAAGGCGGTATCGCCAAGCACGGCGCCAAGCTGGTCACCGCCGTGGCCTGCGCCCAGGTACCGAAATTCACCGTGATCATCGGCGGCAGCTTCGGCGCCGGCAACTACGGCATGTGTGGCCGTGCCTATGACCCGCGCTTTCTGTGGATGTGGCCCAACGCGCGTATCGGCGTGATGGGCGCGCAGCAGGCTGCCGGCGTGCTGGTGCAGGTCAAGCGCGAACAGGCCGCACGCGCCGGCCAGCCCTACTCCGACGAGGACGAACAGCGTTTGAAGCAACCCATCGTCGAGCAATACGAGCAGCAGGCACACGCCTTCTACTCCAGCGCCCGACTGTGGGACGACGGCGTAATCGACCCGGCGCAGACCCGCCAGGTGCTGGCCCTGGCCCTGTCCGCCAGCCTCAACGCCCCCATCGAGCCGACTCGTTTCGGGGTGTTCCGCATGTAA
- a CDS encoding acetyl-CoA C-acyltransferase produces MKQQLDPVVIVSVARTPMGGFLGDLAGLTAAELGAAAIRASLERAGLAAEAVDTVLMGCVLQAGQGQAPARQAALGAGLSQAVQCTTLNKMCGSGMQALMLGHDQLLAGSADVLVAGGMESMSNAPYLLARARGGYRMGHGQVLDHMFLDGLEDAYERGRLMGTFAEDCAQQYRFSREEQDAYALESLRRAQQAIADGSFAGEIVAVEAPLGRERRLVDTDEQPPKARPDKIPGLKPAFREGGTVTAANASSISDGAAALLLMRLSEAQERGLEPLARIVGHAGHAQAPNLFTTAPVAAIQRLLTRIEWALETVDLFEINEAFAVVPMVAMRELGIDHAKLNVHGGACALGHPIGASGARILVTLLAALQQRGLKRGVASVCIGGGEATAVAIELY; encoded by the coding sequence ATGAAACAACAACTCGATCCCGTCGTCATCGTCAGTGTCGCGCGCACGCCCATGGGCGGCTTTCTCGGCGATCTGGCCGGCCTTACGGCGGCCGAACTCGGTGCAGCGGCGATTCGCGCGAGCTTGGAGCGTGCCGGCCTGGCTGCCGAGGCGGTGGACACCGTATTGATGGGCTGCGTGCTGCAGGCCGGACAGGGCCAGGCACCGGCGCGTCAGGCGGCGCTGGGCGCCGGGCTGAGCCAGGCGGTGCAGTGCACCACGCTGAACAAGATGTGTGGCTCCGGCATGCAGGCGCTGATGCTCGGCCATGACCAGTTGCTCGCCGGCAGCGCCGACGTGCTGGTGGCCGGCGGCATGGAGAGCATGTCCAACGCGCCGTACCTGCTGGCTCGTGCCCGCGGTGGCTATCGCATGGGCCATGGCCAGGTGCTCGACCATATGTTCCTCGATGGTCTGGAGGACGCCTACGAGCGTGGCCGGTTGATGGGCACCTTCGCCGAAGACTGCGCGCAGCAGTATCGTTTCAGCCGCGAGGAACAGGACGCCTATGCGCTGGAGTCGCTGCGTCGCGCCCAGCAGGCGATAGCGGACGGTTCGTTCGCCGGCGAAATCGTCGCCGTGGAGGCGCCACTGGGCCGCGAGCGGCGCCTGGTCGATACCGATGAGCAGCCGCCCAAGGCCCGACCGGACAAGATCCCTGGCCTGAAACCGGCGTTCCGTGAGGGCGGTACGGTGACGGCGGCCAATGCCAGTTCCATTTCCGATGGCGCCGCCGCGCTGCTGTTGATGCGTCTGTCCGAGGCTCAGGAGCGAGGGTTGGAGCCGCTGGCGCGTATCGTCGGGCATGCCGGCCACGCCCAGGCACCGAACCTGTTCACCACAGCCCCGGTGGCAGCAATCCAGCGCCTGCTGACGCGTATCGAGTGGGCGCTGGAGACGGTCGATCTGTTCGAGATCAACGAGGCCTTCGCCGTGGTGCCCATGGTCGCCATGCGCGAGCTGGGCATCGACCACGCCAAACTCAATGTACACGGTGGCGCATGCGCTCTGGGCCATCCCATCGGCGCGTCCGGCGCGCGCATCCTGGTGACGCTACTGGCGGCGCTGCAGCAGCGGGGTCTCAAGCGTGGTGTGGCGTCCGTGTGCATTGGTGGCGGCGAGGCCACTGCCGTGGCCATCGAGTTGTATTGA
- a CDS encoding MerR family DNA-binding transcriptional regulator codes for MATTYSISDLARELDITTRAIRFYEEQGMLAPERRGQERIYSAKDKVTLKLILRGKRIGFSLAECRELIELYDPETGSRKQLETFMGKIAERRLQLEQQLLDIQQMQLELDTAEERCLAALAETQA; via the coding sequence ATGGCAACCACCTACTCCATCTCCGACCTGGCCCGCGAACTGGACATCACCACGCGTGCCATCCGCTTCTACGAGGAGCAAGGCATGCTCGCGCCGGAGCGGCGCGGCCAGGAGCGCATCTACAGCGCCAAGGACAAGGTGACGCTGAAACTCATCCTGCGTGGCAAGCGCATCGGCTTCTCGCTGGCCGAATGCCGCGAGCTGATCGAGCTGTACGACCCGGAAACCGGCAGCCGCAAGCAGCTGGAGACCTTCATGGGCAAGATCGCCGAACGCCGCCTGCAGCTTGAACAGCAGTTGCTGGATATCCAGCAGATGCAGCTGGAACTGGATACCGCCGAGGAGCGCTGCCTGGCTGCCTTGGCCGAAACTCAAGCGTAG
- a CDS encoding isovaleryl-CoA dehydrogenase: MSYPTLNFGLGETLDMLRDSVHQFAQNELAPRAAQIDRDNEFPMDMWRKFGDMGLLGMTVKEEYGGTDMGYLAHVLAMEEISRASASVGLSYGAHSNLCVNQIHKNGSEAQKQKYLPKLCSGEHIGALAMSEPNAGSDVVSMKLRAEKRGDRYILNGNKMWITNGPDAHTYVIYAKTDINAGSRGMTAFIVERDFKGFSRHQKLDKLGMRGSNTCELLFEGCEVPEENILGSEGGGVRVLMSGLDFERTVLSGGPTGIMSACMDVVLPYVHERQQFKQSIGEFQLVQGKLADMYAGMNASKSYLYNVAKACDRGEESRKDAAAVILYTAEMATKMALDTIQLLGGNGYTNEYPAGRLLRDAKLYEIGAGTSEIRRMLIGRELFNETK; encoded by the coding sequence ATGAGCTACCCCACCCTCAACTTCGGCCTCGGCGAAACCCTCGACATGCTGCGCGATTCGGTGCACCAGTTCGCCCAGAACGAGCTGGCGCCGCGCGCCGCGCAGATCGACCGCGACAACGAATTCCCCATGGACATGTGGCGCAAGTTCGGCGACATGGGCCTGCTCGGCATGACGGTCAAGGAGGAATACGGCGGCACCGACATGGGCTACCTGGCGCATGTGCTGGCCATGGAGGAGATCAGCCGTGCCTCGGCCTCGGTGGGTCTGTCCTACGGCGCGCACTCCAACCTCTGCGTCAACCAGATCCACAAGAATGGCAGCGAGGCGCAGAAGCAGAAATACCTGCCCAAGCTGTGCTCCGGCGAGCACATCGGTGCACTGGCCATGAGCGAGCCCAACGCCGGCTCCGACGTGGTGTCGATGAAACTGCGCGCGGAAAAACGCGGCGACCGCTACATCCTCAACGGCAACAAGATGTGGATCACCAACGGCCCGGATGCCCACACCTACGTGATCTACGCCAAGACCGACATCAACGCCGGCTCGCGCGGCATGACCGCCTTCATCGTCGAGCGCGACTTCAAGGGTTTCTCCCGTCACCAGAAGCTGGACAAGCTGGGCATGCGCGGCTCCAACACCTGCGAGCTGCTGTTCGAGGGCTGCGAAGTGCCGGAAGAGAACATCTTAGGCAGCGAGGGCGGTGGCGTGCGCGTGCTGATGAGCGGCCTGGATTTTGAGCGCACCGTGCTCTCCGGCGGCCCGACCGGGATCATGAGCGCCTGCATGGACGTGGTGCTCCCCTACGTGCACGAGCGCCAGCAGTTCAAGCAGTCCATCGGCGAGTTCCAGCTGGTGCAGGGCAAGCTCGCCGACATGTACGCCGGCATGAACGCCTCCAAGTCCTACCTGTACAACGTGGCCAAGGCCTGCGACCGCGGCGAGGAATCGCGCAAGGACGCCGCCGCGGTGATTCTCTACACCGCCGAGATGGCCACCAAGATGGCGCTCGACACCATCCAGCTGCTGGGCGGCAACGGCTACACCAACGAATACCCGGCTGGACGCCTGCTGCGTGATGCCAAGCTCTACGAGATCGGCGCCGGCACCAGCGAAATCCGCCGCATGCTGATCGGCCGCGAGCTGTTCAACGAAACGAAATAA
- a CDS encoding gamma-carboxygeranoyl-CoA hydratase, with protein sequence MTDFTTVQLEKDPRGFATLWLNRPEKNNAFNAEMIRELILALDAVGEDKSLRFLLLRGRGKHFSAGADLAWMQHAATLDYNANLSDARELAELMYNLHGLKIPTLAVIQGAAFGGAVGLASCCDMAIGAEDALFSLSEVRIGLAPAVISPFVVQAIGERAAKRYALTAERFDGKRARELGLLAECFPADELKAQVEAWVANLLHNSPQAMRASKDLLREVGSGELTPALRRYTENAIARLRVSAEGQEGLRAFLEKRQPSWQEQ encoded by the coding sequence ATGACCGACTTCACCACCGTACAGCTTGAGAAAGATCCACGCGGCTTCGCCACCCTGTGGCTGAACCGCCCGGAGAAGAACAACGCCTTCAACGCCGAGATGATCCGCGAGCTGATCCTCGCCCTCGACGCCGTCGGTGAAGACAAGAGCCTGCGTTTTCTCCTGCTGCGTGGCCGTGGCAAGCACTTCTCCGCAGGCGCCGACCTGGCCTGGATGCAGCACGCCGCGACTCTCGACTACAACGCCAACCTGAGTGATGCCCGCGAACTGGCCGAGCTGATGTACAACCTGCACGGCCTGAAGATCCCCACACTGGCCGTCATCCAGGGCGCGGCCTTCGGCGGTGCGGTGGGCCTGGCCAGTTGCTGCGACATGGCCATTGGCGCCGAAGATGCGCTGTTTTCCCTATCCGAGGTACGCATCGGCCTGGCCCCGGCGGTGATCAGCCCCTTCGTCGTGCAGGCCATCGGCGAGCGCGCCGCCAAACGCTACGCGCTCACCGCCGAGCGTTTCGACGGCAAGCGCGCCCGCGAACTGGGTCTGCTCGCCGAGTGCTTCCCGGCCGATGAGCTGAAGGCGCAGGTCGAGGCCTGGGTCGCCAACCTGCTGCACAACAGCCCGCAAGCCATGCGCGCCAGCAAGGATCTGCTGCGCGAAGTCGGCAGCGGCGAGCTGACCCCGGCCCTGCGCCGCTATACCGAAAACGCAATCGCCCGCCTGCGCGTCAGCGCCGAGGGTCAGGAAGGCCTGCGCGCCTTCCTGGAAAAACGCCAACCAAGCTGGCAGGAGCAATGA
- a CDS encoding acetyl/propionyl/methylcrotonyl-CoA carboxylase subunit alpha yields the protein MIDTLLVANRGEIACRVMRTAKAMGIRTVAVHSTIDAHARHVREADIAVNLGGAKPGESYLLIDKIIAAAKASGAQAIHPGYGFLSENAGFARAIEQAGLIFLGPPASAIDAMGSKSAAKSLMEAAGVPLVPGYHGDKQDLDTFREAAARIGYPVLLKAAAGGGGKGMKVAESEAQLAETLESAQREAQSAFGDSRMLVEKYVLKPRHVEIQVFADQHGNCLYLNERDCSIQRRHQKVVEEAPAPGLSPELRRAMGEAAVKAAQAIGYVGAGTVEFLLDERGDFFFMEMNTRLQVEHPVTEAITGLDLVAWQIRVARGEALPISQAQVPLNGHAIEVRLYAEDPDHDFLPATGTLALYREAASDNGRRIDSGVTEDDSVSPFYDPMLGKLIAWGENREQARLRLLAMLDDTLVGGVKTNLAFLRRILAHPAFAACELDTGFIPRHQQQLLPAPSELPETFWQLAADAWAQSETPLQRDDDPHSPWSARSGWRAGGAAEIELHLSCQGESHKVRASNQARLQGEELLAEIDGTRQRLRAIRRGETLYLQWQSELHAISRFDPIAAAEASHAQQGGLSAPMNGSIVRVLVEPGQAVEAGTALVVLEAMKMEHSIRAPEAGTVKALYCREGEMVSEGAVLVELEIQGQT from the coding sequence ATGATCGATACCCTGCTGGTCGCCAATCGTGGCGAGATCGCCTGCCGCGTGATGCGCACGGCCAAGGCCATGGGCATTCGCACTGTCGCCGTGCACAGCACCATCGATGCCCATGCACGGCATGTGCGCGAAGCTGACATCGCGGTGAACCTTGGCGGCGCCAAACCCGGCGAAAGCTACCTGCTGATCGACAAGATCATCGCCGCCGCCAAGGCCAGCGGCGCGCAAGCCATTCACCCCGGCTACGGTTTTCTCTCGGAGAACGCCGGCTTCGCCCGCGCCATCGAGCAGGCCGGTTTGATCTTCCTCGGCCCTCCCGCCTCGGCCATCGATGCCATGGGCAGTAAGTCGGCGGCCAAGTCGCTAATGGAGGCTGCCGGCGTGCCGCTGGTGCCGGGCTATCACGGTGACAAGCAGGATCTCGACACCTTCCGCGAGGCCGCCGCACGTATCGGCTACCCGGTGCTGCTCAAGGCTGCTGCTGGCGGCGGTGGCAAGGGCATGAAGGTCGCCGAGTCCGAGGCGCAGCTCGCCGAAACGCTGGAGTCGGCGCAGCGCGAAGCGCAATCGGCCTTCGGCGACTCGCGCATGCTGGTGGAAAAATACGTACTCAAGCCGCGCCATGTGGAGATCCAGGTATTCGCCGACCAGCACGGTAACTGCCTGTATCTGAATGAGCGCGACTGCTCGATCCAGCGCCGCCACCAGAAGGTGGTGGAAGAAGCGCCAGCGCCGGGCCTCAGCCCCGAACTGCGCCGCGCCATGGGCGAAGCGGCGGTCAAGGCCGCGCAGGCCATCGGCTATGTCGGTGCCGGCACCGTGGAGTTTCTGCTCGATGAGCGTGGCGACTTCTTCTTCATGGAGATGAATACCCGCCTGCAGGTGGAGCACCCGGTTACCGAAGCCATCACCGGGCTCGATCTGGTGGCCTGGCAGATTCGTGTCGCCCGTGGCGAGGCGCTGCCGATCAGCCAGGCACAGGTACCGCTGAACGGCCACGCCATCGAGGTGCGGCTGTACGCCGAAGACCCGGATCACGATTTCCTCCCTGCCACCGGCACCCTGGCGCTGTACCGCGAGGCCGCCAGCGACAATGGCCGGCGTATCGACAGCGGCGTGACCGAGGACGACAGCGTGTCGCCCTTCTACGACCCCATGCTGGGCAAACTGATCGCCTGGGGCGAGAACCGCGAGCAGGCACGCCTGCGCCTGCTGGCGATGCTCGACGACACCCTGGTCGGCGGCGTGAAGACCAACTTGGCCTTCCTGCGCCGCATCCTCGCCCACCCGGCGTTCGCCGCGTGCGAGCTGGATACCGGCTTTATCCCGCGTCATCAGCAGCAGTTGCTGCCTGCACCCAGCGAGTTGCCGGAAACCTTCTGGCAACTCGCGGCCGATGCCTGGGCGCAGAGCGAAACGCCCCTGCAGCGCGACGATGACCCGCATTCGCCCTGGTCAGCCCGCAGTGGTTGGCGCGCCGGCGGCGCAGCGGAAATCGAGCTGCACCTGAGCTGCCAGGGCGAGAGCCACAAGGTGCGCGCGAGCAACCAGGCCCGCTTGCAGGGCGAAGAGCTGCTGGCGGAAATCGACGGCACGCGCCAGCGTCTACGCGCCATTCGCCGTGGCGAAACCCTCTACCTGCAATGGCAAAGCGAACTGCACGCCATCAGCCGCTTCGACCCCATCGCCGCCGCCGAAGCCAGCCATGCCCAGCAGGGCGGACTGAGCGCCCCCATGAACGGCAGCATCGTCCGTGTACTGGTCGAGCCCGGCCAGGCGGTCGAGGCCGGCACCGCGCTGGTGGTGCTCGAAGCGATGAAGATGGAGCACAGTATCCGCGCGCCCGAAGCCGGCACGGTCAAGGCGCTGTATTGCCGCGAAGGGGAAATGGTCAGCGAAGGCGCAGTGCTGGTTGAGCTCGAGATACAAGGGCAGACGTAG